In Burkholderia gladioli, a genomic segment contains:
- a CDS encoding alpha/beta fold hydrolase encodes MSEVPPSLPLPPEPFSVQAADGFVLHGHQWRHRAVDATRPVVVIQCATAVRCRYYFRFATWLFAQGFDALVYDYRGIGESRPASLRDLRANWLDWGRLDSEAILQYVARSFPWQPVDLVAHSIGGFTCGLAASNGMIRRAVTVGAQTAHWRDYGKWTRTRMRLKWHLVMPLLSRLFGYFPASRLGWMEDVPRGVALSWSRSRPRFEDTYTRSPILETPEERRAMVARFTRFTAPLLAISIDDDPFGTVAATERLLGYYVASPITHLHLAPRRIGVEAIGHFAFFHSRFEATLWPIVLRWLREAALPDEPPGEVLRRPASPGGTAAYSPGAIR; translated from the coding sequence ATGAGCGAGGTTCCGCCGAGCCTGCCGCTGCCGCCCGAGCCGTTCTCGGTGCAGGCCGCCGACGGCTTCGTGCTGCACGGCCATCAGTGGCGCCATCGCGCCGTCGATGCGACGCGCCCGGTGGTCGTGATCCAGTGCGCCACGGCGGTGCGCTGCCGCTACTACTTCCGCTTCGCCACCTGGCTGTTCGCCCAGGGTTTCGACGCGCTGGTCTACGACTATCGCGGCATCGGCGAGTCGCGCCCCGCCTCGCTGCGAGACCTGCGCGCCAACTGGCTCGACTGGGGGCGGCTCGACAGCGAGGCGATCCTGCAATACGTGGCGCGCAGCTTCCCCTGGCAGCCGGTCGACCTGGTCGCGCACAGCATCGGCGGCTTCACCTGCGGGCTGGCCGCCTCGAACGGCATGATCCGGCGCGCCGTGACGGTCGGCGCACAGACCGCGCACTGGCGCGATTACGGCAAGTGGACGCGCACCCGGATGCGGCTCAAGTGGCACCTGGTCATGCCGCTGCTCAGCCGGCTGTTCGGCTATTTCCCGGCGAGCCGGCTCGGCTGGATGGAGGACGTGCCGCGCGGCGTGGCGCTGTCGTGGAGCCGCAGCCGGCCGCGCTTCGAGGACACGTACACGCGCTCCCCGATCCTGGAGACGCCCGAGGAGCGGCGCGCCATGGTGGCGCGCTTCACGCGCTTCACGGCGCCGCTGCTGGCGATCAGCATCGACGACGATCCCTTCGGCACGGTTGCCGCCACCGAGCGGCTGCTCGGCTACTACGTCGCCAGCCCGATCACGCATCTGCACCTCGCGCCGCGGCGGATCGGGGTCGAGGCGATCGGGCATTTCGCGTTTTTCCACAGCCGCTTCGAGGCGACGCTGTGGCCGATCGTGCTGCGCTGGCTGCGCGAGGCGGCTCTGCCTGACGAGCCGCCGGGCGAAGTGCTGCGCCGCCCGGCGAGCCCGGGCGGCACGGCGGCGTATTCGCCCGGCGCAATCCGGTAA
- a CDS encoding cryptochrome/photolyase family protein, with the protein MPAESSAQAAIVWFRDDLRVTDNPALVRAAESGRPFVCVYVLEREGTRPLGGAARWWLDGALRSLDASLAGHGGRLLVLEGDERETVAALAEELDAGAVYWNRRYDGIARETDGALKRSLKEAGIEAESFNGALLREPWELQTGSGGAFQVFTAYWRAALKSGDVSAPLAEPSTWRFHALPASLARRALKIDALGLLPTRPDWAGGLREAWVPTEEAALELLERFLDKKIRGYGEARDRPDRPATSRLSPYLRFGQLSARQVWHAAMAAAREGGAAVAADIEKFVSELGWREFDTSLLYHFPELPTRNYRERFDAMPWRDDEAGFTAWCRGRTGYPLVDAGMRELWTTGWMHNRVRMVVASFLIKHLLIDWRAGERWFWDTLVDADIANNSANWQWVAGCGADAAPYFRIFNPVTQGRKFDPEGDYVRRWVPELARLPADAIHEPWRAKPIVLEAAGVVLGQTYPEPIVDHDAARQRALGALELTKR; encoded by the coding sequence GTGCCTGCCGAATCCTCAGCCCAAGCCGCGATCGTCTGGTTTCGCGACGACCTGCGCGTTACCGACAATCCGGCGCTCGTGCGCGCCGCCGAATCGGGCCGGCCTTTCGTCTGCGTCTACGTGCTGGAGCGCGAGGGTACGCGCCCGCTGGGCGGCGCGGCGCGGTGGTGGCTCGACGGCGCGCTGCGCTCGCTCGACGCGAGCCTGGCCGGGCACGGCGGGCGCCTGCTGGTGCTGGAGGGCGACGAGCGCGAGACCGTCGCCGCGCTCGCCGAGGAACTCGATGCCGGCGCGGTCTACTGGAACCGCCGCTACGACGGCATCGCGCGCGAGACCGACGGCGCGCTCAAGCGCTCGCTGAAGGAGGCCGGCATCGAGGCCGAGAGCTTCAACGGCGCGCTGCTGCGCGAGCCCTGGGAGCTGCAGACCGGCAGCGGCGGCGCGTTCCAGGTGTTCACCGCCTATTGGCGCGCCGCGCTCAAGAGCGGCGACGTGAGCGCGCCGCTGGCCGAGCCCTCGACCTGGCGCTTCCACGCGCTGCCGGCCTCGCTCGCGCGCCGCGCGTTGAAGATCGATGCGCTCGGCCTGCTGCCGACGCGCCCCGACTGGGCCGGCGGCCTGCGCGAAGCCTGGGTGCCGACGGAGGAGGCCGCGCTCGAACTGCTCGAACGCTTCCTCGACAAGAAGATCCGCGGCTACGGCGAGGCGCGCGACCGGCCCGACCGGCCGGCGACCAGCCGCCTGTCGCCCTACCTGCGCTTCGGCCAGTTGTCGGCGCGGCAGGTCTGGCACGCGGCGATGGCGGCGGCGCGCGAGGGCGGGGCGGCGGTGGCGGCCGACATCGAGAAATTCGTCAGCGAGCTGGGCTGGCGCGAATTCGACACCAGCCTGCTCTACCACTTCCCCGAACTGCCGACGCGCAACTACCGCGAGCGTTTCGACGCGATGCCCTGGCGCGACGACGAGGCCGGCTTCACCGCCTGGTGCCGCGGCCGCACCGGTTATCCGCTGGTCGACGCCGGCATGCGCGAGCTGTGGACCACGGGCTGGATGCACAACCGCGTGCGGATGGTGGTCGCCTCCTTCCTGATCAAGCACCTGCTGATCGACTGGCGCGCGGGCGAGCGCTGGTTCTGGGACACGCTGGTCGATGCCGACATCGCCAACAACTCGGCGAACTGGCAGTGGGTGGCCGGCTGCGGCGCCGACGCGGCGCCGTATTTCCGCATCTTCAATCCGGTCACGCAGGGGCGCAAGTTCGATCCCGAGGGCGATTACGTGCGGCGCTGGGTGCCCGAATTGGCACGCCTGCCTGCCGATGCGATCCACGAGCCCTGGCGCGCCAAGCCAATCGTGCTGGAGGCCGCCGGCGTGGTGCTCGGCCAAACCTATCCCGAGCCGATCGTCGACCACGACGCGGCGCGCCAGCGGGCGCTGGGCGCGCTGGAACTGACCAAGCGCTGA